The Cellulophaga sp. L1A9 genome window below encodes:
- a CDS encoding Rieske 2Fe-2S domain-containing protein, with protein sequence MERKAFLKTLGAGAAFALTFSCLHGCSSDSESEEQVSEEEGEVPIGVDPEEEEPTSVDITVDLNASTSSNLQSNGGFIFVKSKEKFTETDIIIVRNLEGELVAASKYCSHENNPNISFVSDNDGIYECDVHGSRFAQDGTPLNSITSNPLKVYQTEVLADDMLRIFEA encoded by the coding sequence ATGGAAAGAAAAGCATTTTTAAAAACACTTGGGGCTGGAGCAGCTTTTGCACTAACATTCTCTTGTTTACACGGTTGTTCTTCTGATAGTGAAAGTGAGGAGCAAGTTTCAGAAGAAGAGGGAGAGGTGCCAATAGGTGTTGACCCTGAAGAAGAGGAGCCAACAAGTGTTGATATTACGGTAGATTTAAATGCGAGTACTTCGTCTAATCTTCAAAGTAATGGAGGATTTATTTTTGTAAAATCGAAAGAGAAATTTACAGAGACCGATATTATCATTGTTAGAAATTTAGAAGGAGAATTAGTTGCAGCAAGTAAATATTGTAGCCATGAGAATAATCCCAACATCTCATTTGTAAGTGACAATGATGGTATTTACGAATGCGATGTCCATGGATCGAGATTTGCTCAAGATGGTACTCCTTTAAATTCTATAACTAGCAATCCTCTCAAGGTTTACCAAACAGAAGTTTTAGCGGATGATATGTTGCGTATTTTTGAGGCGTAA
- a CDS encoding AIR synthase related protein, giving the protein MSSSNSERYNKRGVSASKEDVHNAIKNIDKGLFPKAFCKIVPDYLTNDDEYCLVMHADGAGTKSSLAYMYWKETGDLSVWKGIAQDALIMNIDDLICVGATDNIMLSSTIGRNKNKIPGEVLSAIINGTEELISDLKKHGVIIHSTGGETADVGDLVRTIIVDSTVTARLKKSEVIDNANIKAGDVIVGLESFGQANYETEYNGGMGSNGLTSARHDVFSKYLADKYPESYDAEVPEDLVYSGKVKLTDAVKDAPLDAGKLVLSPTRTYAPIVKKVLEKYTSQDIHGMVHCSGGAQTKILHFIDNLHIIKDNLFEVPPLFNLIQEQSKTDWKEMYQVFNCGHRLEFYVNEAVALDLIQIADSFGVRGRIVGRVEESATKKLTIKSKNGTFEY; this is encoded by the coding sequence ATGAGTTCATCAAACAGCGAAAGGTATAATAAAAGAGGTGTTTCAGCATCAAAGGAAGATGTGCATAATGCTATAAAAAATATAGATAAAGGATTGTTTCCAAAAGCATTCTGTAAAATTGTACCGGATTATTTAACGAATGATGATGAATATTGTTTGGTAATGCATGCAGATGGAGCGGGTACAAAATCTTCATTAGCATATATGTACTGGAAAGAAACTGGAGATCTATCGGTTTGGAAAGGTATTGCTCAAGATGCCTTAATTATGAATATTGATGACTTAATCTGTGTAGGGGCTACGGATAACATTATGTTGTCTTCTACCATAGGGAGAAATAAGAATAAAATTCCGGGTGAAGTATTGTCTGCAATCATTAATGGTACAGAAGAACTTATTTCAGATTTAAAAAAACATGGAGTAATTATACATTCTACAGGTGGTGAAACTGCTGATGTAGGAGATTTAGTGCGGACTATTATTGTGGATTCTACAGTTACAGCGCGACTTAAAAAAAGTGAAGTAATAGATAATGCAAATATAAAAGCAGGCGATGTAATTGTAGGTTTAGAATCTTTTGGTCAGGCCAATTACGAAACGGAATACAACGGAGGAATGGGAAGTAACGGATTAACTTCCGCGCGTCATGATGTGTTTTCAAAATACTTGGCAGATAAATATCCAGAAAGTTACGATGCAGAAGTGCCTGAAGATTTAGTGTATTCTGGAAAGGTGAAGTTAACAGATGCTGTTAAAGATGCTCCTTTAGATGCAGGGAAGTTGGTATTGTCACCAACACGTACATATGCTCCAATAGTGAAAAAAGTTTTAGAGAAATATACTAGCCAAGATATTCACGGAATGGTACACTGCAGTGGTGGAGCCCAAACTAAGATTCTTCATTTTATTGATAACCTTCATATTATAAAAGATAACCTTTTTGAAGTACCACCATTATTCAACCTAATACAAGAGCAATCTAAAACCGATTGGAAAGAAATGTACCAGGTTTTTAATTGTGGCCATCGTTTAGAGTTTTATGTAAATGAAGCCGTTGCGCTAGATTTAATTCAGATAGCCGATTCTTTTGGTGTGCGTGGGAGAATTGTAGGTAGAGTAGAGGAGAGTGCAACAAAAAAATTGACGATAAAAAGTAAAAACGGAACTTTTGAGTACTAA
- a CDS encoding glutamine synthetase III: protein MSKIRLEAISKSQDRERIPIDEKGRRSEIFGVNVFNEERMLQYLTKDALESVQSAIFSGSKIDRKIADQVAESMKSWAITMGATHYTHWFQPLTGATAEKHDAFFDLLPDGRALEKFGGGQLVQQEPDASSFPSGGIRNTFEARGYTAWDPTSAAFIYGTTLCIPTIFVSYTGEALDNKAPLLRALSAIDEAATAVAKYFDKNVSKVNATLGWEQEYFLLDKALAVSRPDIVMTGRTLIGHQAAKGQQLDDHYFGVIPDRVLSFMSDLEKECTKLGIPVKTRHNEVAPNQFELAPVFEEANLAVDHNLLLMDVMDKIADKHHFKVLFHEKPFAGINGSGKHNNWSLATDTGVNLLSPGSTPMKNLQFLTFFINTIKAVDTYEELLRASIASASNDHRLGANEAPPAIFSIFVGTQLSNVLDELEGVSHGKLSPEEKTELKLNVVGKIPEILLDNTDRNRTSPFAFTGNKFEMRGVGAKTNCAKPMTVLNTIVAKQLIDFKKEVDALIDKKSLKKDEAVFNVLREYIKTSKRIRFDGDGYSEEWEKEAERRKLSNNKNTPSALQVLTSKESLELFRTMKVMSEVEISARKEVELETYIFQLQIEGRMYNELVYSYIIPAAVTYQNELIKNVMGLKDIYGAAHKKLTDGQLSLIEQIAEHIADVKKQSDLMTDARRSANRLKDINKKAFAYCDTVKPYFNKIRLHCDKLESLMDNKLWPLTKYRELLFQK from the coding sequence ATGTCTAAAATAAGATTAGAAGCTATTTCTAAAAGTCAAGACCGTGAACGCATTCCAATAGATGAAAAGGGGAGGCGTTCAGAAATTTTCGGGGTAAATGTTTTTAATGAAGAGCGCATGCTTCAGTATTTAACAAAAGATGCTCTAGAAAGTGTACAGAGTGCTATTTTTTCAGGATCGAAGATTGACCGGAAAATAGCAGATCAAGTCGCGGAATCTATGAAATCTTGGGCTATTACAATGGGGGCTACGCATTATACGCATTGGTTTCAGCCTTTAACAGGAGCAACAGCAGAAAAGCATGATGCTTTTTTTGATTTATTGCCCGATGGTCGTGCTTTAGAAAAATTTGGAGGCGGACAATTGGTGCAACAGGAGCCAGATGCATCTAGTTTTCCAAGCGGTGGAATTAGAAACACTTTTGAAGCTAGAGGATATACAGCATGGGATCCTACATCGGCAGCATTCATTTATGGGACCACATTGTGTATTCCAACCATATTTGTATCCTATACAGGAGAAGCTTTAGATAATAAGGCTCCTTTATTAAGAGCGTTAAGTGCTATAGATGAGGCGGCAACCGCCGTTGCTAAATATTTTGATAAAAATGTATCTAAAGTAAATGCAACACTCGGTTGGGAACAAGAATATTTTTTATTAGACAAAGCATTAGCTGTTTCTAGGCCAGATATCGTGATGACAGGTAGAACCTTAATTGGACATCAAGCAGCGAAAGGGCAACAATTAGACGATCATTATTTTGGGGTAATTCCGGATCGTGTATTGAGCTTTATGAGCGATTTAGAAAAAGAATGTACAAAACTAGGTATTCCTGTAAAAACCAGACATAATGAGGTGGCACCAAATCAGTTTGAGCTTGCTCCGGTTTTTGAAGAGGCTAATCTGGCGGTAGATCATAACTTATTGCTTATGGATGTTATGGATAAAATTGCCGATAAGCATCATTTTAAAGTGTTGTTTCATGAAAAGCCATTTGCGGGTATAAACGGATCTGGAAAGCATAATAATTGGTCTTTAGCAACGGATACAGGGGTAAACTTATTAAGTCCTGGTTCTACGCCAATGAAAAACCTGCAATTCTTAACCTTTTTCATCAATACAATTAAAGCGGTAGACACGTATGAGGAATTATTAAGAGCGTCTATAGCTTCTGCGAGTAATGATCATAGGTTGGGTGCTAACGAAGCGCCGCCAGCTATATTTTCTATATTTGTAGGTACGCAATTGAGTAATGTTTTAGATGAGCTAGAAGGGGTTTCCCATGGCAAATTATCTCCAGAAGAAAAAACAGAGCTCAAATTAAATGTTGTGGGTAAAATTCCGGAAATCCTTTTGGATAATACGGATAGAAATAGAACATCGCCTTTTGCATTTACGGGGAATAAATTTGAAATGCGTGGCGTAGGAGCTAAGACCAATTGTGCTAAGCCAATGACAGTTTTAAATACTATTGTAGCAAAACAATTAATAGATTTTAAGAAAGAAGTTGATGCTCTTATTGATAAAAAGAGCCTTAAAAAAGATGAGGCTGTTTTTAATGTTTTAAGAGAATACATAAAGACTTCAAAGCGGATTCGTTTTGATGGTGATGGGTATAGTGAGGAATGGGAGAAAGAAGCAGAACGTAGAAAATTAAGTAATAATAAGAATACCCCATCTGCACTTCAGGTTTTAACCTCTAAGGAGAGTTTAGAATTATTCCGGACCATGAAGGTGATGAGTGAAGTAGAAATTTCTGCCCGAAAAGAAGTAGAATTGGAAACATACATTTTTCAACTGCAAATAGAAGGAAGAATGTATAATGAACTGGTGTATAGTTATATCATCCCTGCAGCGGTTACCTATCAGAATGAATTGATTAAAAATGTGATGGGTTTAAAAGACATTTATGGCGCAGCACACAAAAAATTAACAGATGGGCAGCTATCACTTATAGAGCAAATAGCAGAGCATATTGCGGATGTTAAAAAGCAGTCAGATCTAATGACTGATGCACGTAGAAGCGCTAACCGTTTAAAGGATATTAATAAAAAAGCTTTTGCATATTGTGATACGGTAAAACCGTATTTTAATAAGATTCGTTTGCATTGTGATAAACTAGAAAGTTTAATGGATAACAAACTTTGGCCGTTAACGAAATATAGAGAACTATTATTTCAAAAATAA
- a CDS encoding glutamine synthetase beta-grasp domain-containing protein — MAKIKLEYIWLDGYFPTQNMRSKTKVEEHEDFQGTIEEIGNWSFDGSSTRQAVGGSSDCLLVPVAIYPDPDRINGYLVMTEVMNPDGTPHVSNGRATIDDEDSDFWFGFEQEYFIMDTKTQLPLGFPIGGYPAPQGMYYCSVGGKNTHGRGLVEEHADLCIEAGLNFEGINQEVASGQWEYQLFAKGAKKAGDEIWISRYLLDRLTEKYGYYIDYHPKPLGKDMDWNGSGMHANFSNTLLRTCGSKEVYATICEAFRPFVKEHIAVYGEFNDQRLTGLHETASINDFSWGVSDRGASIRIPLIAVQKGYKGWLEDRRPASNGDPYKIAARIIKTVKTAKV, encoded by the coding sequence ATGGCCAAAATTAAATTAGAATACATCTGGTTAGATGGGTACTTTCCAACACAAAACATGCGAAGCAAGACAAAAGTTGAAGAGCATGAAGACTTTCAAGGTACAATTGAAGAAATCGGTAACTGGTCTTTTGACGGATCATCTACGAGACAAGCTGTAGGCGGATCTTCTGATTGTTTATTAGTTCCAGTTGCAATTTATCCAGATCCAGACAGAATTAATGGTTACTTAGTTATGACCGAAGTTATGAATCCTGATGGGACACCACATGTTTCAAACGGAAGAGCAACTATTGACGATGAAGATTCTGATTTCTGGTTTGGTTTTGAACAAGAATATTTTATCATGGATACTAAAACGCAATTACCTTTAGGTTTCCCTATTGGTGGTTACCCTGCTCCACAAGGAATGTACTATTGTTCTGTTGGTGGTAAAAATACTCACGGTAGAGGTTTGGTTGAAGAGCATGCTGATTTATGTATTGAAGCTGGTTTAAACTTTGAAGGGATCAACCAAGAAGTTGCTTCTGGACAATGGGAATACCAATTGTTTGCTAAAGGCGCTAAAAAAGCTGGTGACGAAATATGGATCTCTAGATACCTATTAGATCGTTTGACAGAAAAATATGGTTACTATATAGATTACCACCCAAAACCATTAGGAAAAGATATGGACTGGAATGGTTCTGGTATGCATGCTAACTTCTCTAACACTTTATTAAGAACGTGTGGAAGTAAAGAAGTTTATGCTACAATTTGTGAAGCTTTCAGACCATTTGTAAAAGAACATATTGCTGTTTACGGTGAGTTTAACGACCAACGTTTAACTGGTTTACACGAAACTGCTTCCATCAATGATTTCTCTTGGGGTGTTTCTGATAGAGGTGCTTCTATTCGTATTCCATTAATTGCTGTGCAAAAAGGATACAAAGGATGGTTAGAAGATAGACGTCCTGCATCAAATGGTGATCCATACAAAATTGCAGCTAGAATTATCAAAACTGTAAAAACCGCTAAGGTTTAA
- a CDS encoding calcium/sodium antiporter: MQNILFIIGGLVLLIFGGSWLLKAAVALSLRLNIPKIVIGMTVVSFATSAPELIVSIKAALDGFPDLALGNVVGSNIANLGLVLGVTIVLGSIDVKKSFYTTDWPVMIIASLLFFGFIYFDHEIQRYEGIVMVVFLFAFLIYLLRFQKPAVEDEKPEDDVLLPNYKTVLFLVLGGVALWGGSELLITGAVGLAEFYKVSERVIAVTVVSIGTSIPELAASIIAIIKKEKAISLGNLIGSNIFNLLAVLGITAIITPIKAKDLGLLDNDIFWMLGISFLLLPLVFFPKRMHLGKWEGIVLLLSYVTFVYFTL; encoded by the coding sequence ATGCAAAATATACTTTTTATCATTGGCGGTTTGGTTCTTTTAATTTTTGGAGGTAGTTGGCTTCTGAAGGCAGCAGTAGCCTTATCACTTCGGTTAAATATCCCTAAAATTGTAATTGGGATGACCGTAGTTTCTTTTGCAACTTCAGCACCTGAACTTATCGTAAGTATAAAAGCGGCCTTAGATGGCTTCCCTGATTTGGCCTTAGGGAATGTGGTGGGGTCTAATATTGCAAATTTAGGGCTAGTTCTTGGGGTAACTATAGTACTGGGGTCTATTGATGTTAAAAAGAGTTTTTACACCACAGACTGGCCAGTGATGATCATTGCTTCCTTGTTGTTTTTTGGGTTTATTTACTTTGATCATGAAATTCAGCGTTATGAAGGTATTGTAATGGTGGTTTTTCTATTTGCTTTTTTAATTTATCTATTGCGTTTCCAAAAACCAGCAGTTGAAGATGAAAAGCCTGAGGACGATGTTTTATTGCCAAACTATAAAACGGTTCTGTTTTTAGTTTTAGGAGGTGTTGCCTTGTGGGGAGGTTCGGAGTTATTAATTACAGGAGCTGTTGGCTTGGCAGAGTTTTACAAAGTAAGCGAACGTGTGATAGCGGTAACAGTGGTTTCTATTGGCACGAGTATTCCCGAGTTAGCGGCGTCTATTATAGCTATAATAAAAAAAGAGAAAGCAATTTCTTTAGGAAACCTAATTGGATCTAATATCTTTAATCTATTAGCAGTATTAGGGATAACGGCTATAATAACACCAATTAAAGCTAAAGATTTAGGGCTTTTAGATAACGATATTTTCTGGATGTTAGGCATATCATTCTTGTTATTGCCGCTGGTCTTTTTTCCAAAGCGAATGCATTTAGGGAAATGGGAAGGAATAGTTTTGTTACTTAGTTATGTCACATTTGTTTACTTTACACTATAA
- a CDS encoding OmpW family protein yields MMRKLMLSVLIGILFSVMVRGQEDNRTSKQDYSTWQVRLRGVAIIPSESADIEVIGGDVDISTAFIPELDFTYFFTKHIAAELILGTSNHDVKATDTSVGTINLGDVWLLPPTLTMQYHFTGGDFKPYVGAGVNYTIFYGVDESDVVDHVDYENSVGVAFQAGFDYYLDDAWFINLDVKKIVIKTDATIDATTALGATVGADVDINPLAIGFGLGYRF; encoded by the coding sequence ATGATGCGAAAGTTAATGTTAAGTGTATTGATAGGGATTCTTTTTTCTGTCATGGTAAGAGGGCAAGAAGATAATAGGACTTCTAAGCAGGATTATAGTACATGGCAAGTGCGTTTAAGAGGTGTAGCAATTATTCCGTCAGAAAGTGCGGATATAGAGGTAATTGGTGGTGATGTAGATATTTCTACTGCGTTTATACCTGAATTAGATTTTACGTATTTTTTTACGAAACATATTGCGGCAGAGCTCATATTAGGTACCTCCAATCATGATGTAAAAGCAACGGATACCTCTGTTGGGACCATTAATTTAGGAGATGTATGGTTGTTGCCACCTACATTAACGATGCAATATCACTTTACAGGTGGTGATTTTAAGCCCTACGTTGGTGCGGGTGTAAATTACACCATTTTTTATGGTGTAGATGAAAGTGATGTCGTAGACCATGTAGATTATGAGAATAGTGTTGGTGTAGCTTTCCAAGCGGGATTTGATTATTATTTAGATGATGCATGGTTTATAAACCTAGATGTAAAAAAAATAGTCATAAAAACAGATGCGACTATTGACGCTACTACTGCTTTGGGCGCAACAGTTGGTGCAGATGTGGATATTAACCCCTTAGCAATTGGTTTTGGTCTTGGGTATAGATTTTAA
- a CDS encoding SsrA-binding protein, which yields MKKSIFKILAKMNTLILPSFTKKRLDLAKASKFQLALVGWRYYVTTNALD from the coding sequence ATGAAGAAATCTATATTCAAAATTTTAGCAAAAATGAATACTTTAATTCTTCCTTCATTTACCAAAAAGAGATTGGATTTAGCCAAAGCTTCAAAATTTCAATTAGCCCTCGTTGGCTGGCGTTATTACGTTACCACGAACGCTTTGGATTAA
- a CDS encoding YafY family protein produces MELGTEGIQLRQLQYDIDHMKSDLGWAIELNEELKIGRKKVFRYLDKTFSIANHPLNINDVEQLETTIAILSRYKHRAEFNWLEELIPRMEQSFKLVESGDNGIISYQENLDLKGREHIGTLFNLILKRKQIQINYEPYGKPQFNVKISPYHVKQYNNRWFLFCFNEEYKTISNYPLDRINSIEELNNSFAPSTINWLDYFDDIIGVTKPEEGKLEKIHLKFSEKRINYVLTKPLHGSQKVDKTDLDGRTISIEVIPNNELYQLLLSFGEDLVVLSPLNIREQMVCRIKKINNNY; encoded by the coding sequence ATGGAATTAGGCACTGAAGGTATCCAACTTCGCCAGTTACAATATGATATAGATCATATGAAGTCTGATCTAGGCTGGGCTATTGAATTAAATGAAGAGCTTAAGATAGGTCGCAAGAAAGTATTCCGCTATTTAGATAAAACATTTTCTATAGCAAACCACCCACTTAATATAAATGACGTTGAACAATTGGAAACAACCATAGCTATTCTATCAAGGTATAAACACCGTGCAGAATTTAATTGGTTAGAAGAATTAATACCCAGAATGGAACAGTCATTTAAACTTGTAGAAAGCGGTGATAATGGTATTATTAGTTATCAAGAGAATCTAGATTTAAAAGGACGAGAGCATATCGGAACACTGTTTAATCTAATATTAAAACGTAAGCAGATACAAATTAATTACGAACCCTACGGAAAACCGCAGTTTAATGTAAAAATTTCTCCGTATCATGTCAAACAATATAATAACCGTTGGTTTTTGTTTTGTTTTAATGAAGAATATAAAACAATTTCTAATTACCCTTTAGATAGAATAAATAGTATTGAAGAACTAAATAATAGTTTTGCGCCTAGTACTATTAATTGGCTGGATTATTTCGATGATATCATTGGTGTGACAAAACCAGAAGAAGGGAAGTTAGAAAAAATTCATTTAAAATTTTCTGAAAAGCGCATAAACTATGTGTTGACGAAACCTTTGCATGGATCTCAGAAGGTGGACAAAACAGATTTAGATGGGCGTACAATTAGTATAGAAGTGATACCTAATAATGAATTGTATCAATTACTATTATCTTTCGGGGAAGATTTAGTTGTTTTATCGCCATTAAATATCAGAGAACAAATGGTATGTAGAATAAAAAAAATAAATAATAATTATTAA
- a CDS encoding BrxA family protein, translating into MPNKQKYDANFTAGGIFFNEFSNLKPYLLEEDFEEIVKNDIEENKILAITTLSARKRIVSEIIRRHKVMSSGFWSFFQDLNESESKLALLFVCLKTYPIVFDLHFQVTVQKQKLGLLLTEYDVQMRLDELSSSSVDVESWSETTIRKINTQYRTAIKDAGLYNNEKLHKPININQTFWAYFKENDEVWFLDACFI; encoded by the coding sequence ATGCCAAATAAGCAAAAATACGACGCAAACTTTACGGCAGGTGGAATATTCTTTAATGAGTTTTCTAACCTCAAGCCCTATTTGCTTGAAGAAGATTTTGAAGAAATAGTTAAGAATGATATTGAAGAGAACAAGATTCTTGCAATAACAACTTTATCAGCAAGAAAAAGAATTGTTTCAGAAATTATAAGACGGCATAAAGTGATGTCTTCTGGTTTTTGGAGCTTTTTTCAAGACTTAAATGAGTCAGAATCAAAATTAGCATTGTTATTTGTTTGTCTAAAAACCTATCCCATTGTATTTGATTTGCATTTTCAAGTAACTGTTCAAAAGCAAAAACTAGGATTGTTATTAACAGAATACGATGTGCAAATGCGATTAGATGAATTGTCTTCATCATCAGTAGATGTAGAGAGTTGGTCTGAAACAACCATTAGAAAGATTAACACACAATATCGAACAGCTATAAAAGATGCGGGTTTATACAATAATGAAAAATTGCATAAACCTATAAATATTAATCAAACCTTTTGGGCCTATTTTAAAGAGAACGATGAAGTTTGGTTTTTGGATGCCTGTTTTATATAA
- a CDS encoding BREX protein BrxB domain-containing protein produces the protein MTIAELYTHLANDDFKDYETGNLFFPAYMYMYNAENEYQIDAEILDIKNRLHRPTNYLDVIVLDIYEEFIMYLKQEKFAKSNKFDFYNAHENKKPEAVNKSLFKDAYDTRFLEFLNNKIQAHLKIDDSFQRSYVFIKGFGNAFPYIRASRFFNNFEKYVKGYKLIMFYPGEAKEYYSLFGLLKDENLYRAIKLINE, from the coding sequence ATGACAATAGCAGAATTATATACACATTTAGCAAATGATGATTTTAAGGATTACGAAACAGGAAATTTATTTTTCCCTGCATATATGTATATGTATAATGCAGAAAATGAATATCAAATAGATGCGGAAATATTAGATATTAAAAATCGATTACATCGTCCCACAAATTATTTAGATGTTATTGTTTTAGATATTTACGAAGAATTTATCATGTATTTAAAACAAGAAAAATTTGCCAAATCTAATAAGTTCGATTTTTATAATGCACACGAAAACAAAAAGCCAGAAGCTGTAAATAAATCTTTATTTAAAGATGCGTATGATACTCGGTTTTTAGAGTTTTTAAATAATAAAATACAAGCACATTTAAAAATTGACGATTCTTTTCAAAGATCTTATGTGTTTATAAAAGGTTTTGGAAATGCGTTTCCATACATAAGAGCAAGTCGCTTTTTTAACAATTTTGAAAAGTATGTAAAAGGATATAAACTCATAATGTTTTATCCTGGAGAAGCCAAAGAGTATTATTCCCTTTTTGGATTATTAAAAGATGAAAATTTATATAGAGCTATTAAACTAATAAACGAATAA